In Paenibacillus sp. BIC5C1, a genomic segment contains:
- a CDS encoding CatB-related O-acetyltransferase encodes MNINQLNHWSEIKYLKDIVTNPLIEVGDYSYYSGYYDNSSSFEDGCVRYLWGDDKSRSLFNPIDEFGWQIDRLIIGNYVCIAAGVVILMGGNNNHHAEWITVYPFADQISRSFSPKGDTIIESDAWIGMNAMIMPGVTIGEGAIVAAGSVVTKDVAPYTIIGGNPAKEIRKRFSEEEIMKLKEMRWFDWKRKSIEAVTHLLSNSSIDELYEYYLSEIKD; translated from the coding sequence ATGAATATAAACCAATTGAATCACTGGTCTGAAATTAAGTATTTAAAGGACATTGTAACCAATCCATTAATCGAAGTTGGCGATTACTCTTATTACTCCGGTTATTATGATAACAGTTCATCTTTTGAAGACGGATGCGTGAGATATTTATGGGGAGATGACAAATCGAGGAGCTTATTCAACCCCATTGATGAATTCGGATGGCAAATAGACCGCTTAATTATTGGTAATTATGTATGTATTGCAGCTGGTGTCGTCATTCTTATGGGAGGAAATAACAATCATCATGCGGAGTGGATCACTGTCTATCCATTTGCTGATCAAATTAGCCGTTCCTTCTCACCCAAGGGAGATACCATTATAGAAAGCGATGCATGGATCGGTATGAATGCCATGATTATGCCGGGTGTTACCATTGGTGAAGGTGCGATTGTTGCAGCAGGCTCAGTTGTAACAAAAGATGTCGCCCCTTACACGATAATTGGTGGCAATCCTGCAAAAGAAATTAGGAAGCGTTTCTCCGAAGAAGAAATCATGAAGTTAAAAGAAATGCGCTGGTTTGATTGGAAAAGAAAATCGATTGAAGCAGTCACTCACTTACTTTCTAATTCTTCTATTGACGAGTTATATGAGTACTACTTATCAGAAATTAAGGACTGA
- a CDS encoding aldehyde dehydrogenase, which translates to MEQEKQLVAAQRTFFYTGQTKSIEYRIRALQQLRQGIEKYQQRILDALRADLNKSATEAYGSEIRIVLGELDFALEHLEEWATPKPVPTNSAIPDGTSLIYPEPYGVALIIAPWNYPFQLAFGPLIGAIAAGNCAIIKPSELTPTVSRLTYDLIHEIFPSEYMAVMEGEVETSTALLKEKLDYIFFTGSTGVGRIVMKAAAEHLTPVTLELGGKSPVVVHQDADLKLAAQRIVRGKFLNAGQTCVAPDYLLVHEDVHDKLMELIGAEIQDKFGDDVMKNADFPHIVNARNFDRLSVLLQDGKAMIGGRSERDQLLIEPTVLGGVDWKSPVMQEEIFGPILPVFKYTDLAPMLDEIVRRPKPLALYLFTQDEDLQNQVLNQVSFGGGCINDTLSHMTSHYLPFGGVGESGMGSYHGKQSFDVFSHHKSILKRSE; encoded by the coding sequence ATGGAACAAGAGAAGCAACTGGTTGCCGCACAGCGGACATTTTTTTATACAGGACAAACTAAGTCTATTGAGTACCGTATTCGTGCTCTTCAGCAATTAAGACAGGGAATTGAGAAGTATCAGCAACGTATTCTAGACGCACTTCGTGCGGATCTAAATAAATCAGCTACAGAGGCTTATGGCTCTGAGATTCGGATCGTGTTGGGTGAACTGGATTTTGCATTGGAACATTTGGAGGAATGGGCTACACCAAAACCTGTGCCTACAAATTCTGCTATACCTGATGGCACAAGCTTAATTTATCCTGAACCTTATGGAGTTGCTCTTATTATTGCACCTTGGAACTATCCGTTTCAATTAGCTTTCGGCCCTCTAATTGGAGCCATTGCTGCGGGTAACTGTGCCATTATTAAGCCGTCTGAATTAACCCCAACCGTGTCACGTCTAACTTATGATCTGATTCATGAGATATTTCCTAGTGAGTACATGGCAGTTATGGAAGGGGAAGTGGAGACGAGTACGGCATTGTTGAAAGAAAAGTTAGATTATATTTTCTTTACAGGCAGTACAGGTGTTGGCCGCATTGTTATGAAGGCAGCTGCTGAGCATTTGACTCCAGTTACGTTAGAACTAGGTGGTAAGAGCCCGGTCGTTGTTCATCAGGATGCGGATTTGAAGCTGGCAGCTCAGCGCATTGTTCGCGGTAAATTTCTGAATGCTGGTCAAACCTGTGTCGCTCCGGATTATTTACTTGTACATGAGGATGTTCATGACAAATTAATGGAATTGATCGGTGCAGAAATTCAGGATAAATTTGGAGATGATGTGATGAAAAATGCTGATTTTCCGCACATTGTCAACGCACGTAACTTTGATCGTTTATCGGTGTTGCTCCAAGATGGCAAAGCAATGATCGGTGGACGTTCTGAACGTGATCAGCTGCTCATTGAACCAACAGTTCTGGGGGGAGTGGATTGGAAATCCCCAGTGATGCAAGAAGAGATCTTTGGTCCAATTCTTCCTGTATTTAAGTATACCGACCTCGCTCCCATGTTAGATGAGATTGTTCGTCGTCCAAAACCACTGGCATTATATCTCTTCACTCAGGATGAGGATCTGCAGAATCAGGTTCTGAATCAAGTATCTTTTGGTGGTGGTTGTATTAATGATACTTTGTCTCATATGACATCACATTATCTCCCGTTTGGCGGTGTAGGGGAAAGTGGAATGGGTTCCTACCATGGTAAACAGAGTTTTGATGTGTTCTCTCATCATAAAAGCATTCTTAAACGCAGCGAATAA
- a CDS encoding thioredoxin domain-containing protein codes for MSNDIIKFYAPWCVPCKLIAPTLSKVTVERGIDVDCTICVEAASKIGVVSVPTVGL; via the coding sequence TTGTCAAATGACATCATTAAATTTTATGCACCTTGGTGCGTTCCATGTAAATTAATTGCTCCAACACTCTCTAAGGTTACTGTCGAGCGTGGGATTGATGTTGATTGTACTATCTGTGTTGAGGCTGCTTCCAAAATCGGGGTTGTGAGCGTTCCTACGGTGGGTCTTTAA
- a CDS encoding thioredoxin family protein, producing MKLTLYYSNDCGHCRRFQKTLDKIAQERQQVSVSRIEYDPSIHTEVKFIPTVVVSHGERELGRFSSALAKKTIDAWLDQLEEYIKFYLG from the coding sequence ATGAAGCTGACTCTTTATTACAGCAACGACTGCGGTCACTGCCGACGCTTCCAGAAGACTCTCGACAAGATTGCTCAGGAACGACAGCAGGTCAGCGTCTCTAGGATTGAGTATGATCCTTCCATTCACACGGAAGTAAAGTTCATCCCGACAGTGGTTGTAAGCCACGGAGAGAGAGAACTAGGGCGTTTTAGCAGTGCTCTAGCAAAGAAGACAATCGACGCTTGGCTAGACCAATTAGAAGAATACATTAAATTTTACTTAGGGTAA
- a CDS encoding RNA polymerase subunit sigma produces the protein MGEFLKANRDFIFSIIKHFKGSIEELVSKFRITEDELYQHACIGILTSIRDFDFDRGIKFTTFVVRPILWEINQLLYSDSQSVRLSRGAVALIKRMAEIEESLGYRPAEDEMSELLKVTVERYREIAMFSDELEHYDGMENFEFANKDERSIEEEVTNRLYVKQLLEDPMFTDFEKKVMCLVLEDASNNNTQIAERLNVYPMTINRTLARIRSKIESRKSDVKEEKTKIPSKYEREISILAQETKERNENLCIEDITELLEVCGYDTSTYSTRVLYYIRQKASQQDA, from the coding sequence ATGGGCGAGTTCTTGAAAGCGAATAGAGACTTTATCTTCTCGATCATCAAGCATTTTAAAGGGAGTATCGAGGAACTTGTTTCAAAGTTTCGTATCACCGAGGACGAACTGTACCAACACGCGTGTATCGGCATACTCACTTCTATTAGAGACTTTGACTTTGATAGGGGCATTAAGTTTACGACCTTTGTCGTGCGCCCTATCCTCTGGGAAATCAATCAACTTCTTTATAGTGACTCTCAGTCTGTCCGGTTAAGTCGTGGTGCAGTTGCCCTCATTAAGAGGATGGCCGAGATTGAGGAATCTCTTGGGTATCGCCCCGCCGAGGATGAAATGTCCGAACTGCTTAAGGTGACTGTCGAACGCTATCGAGAGATTGCGATGTTCAGTGATGAACTTGAGCACTACGACGGTATGGAAAACTTCGAGTTCGCCAACAAGGACGAGAGAAGTATTGAAGAAGAGGTTACCAATCGTCTCTATGTAAAGCAATTACTAGAAGACCCCATGTTCACGGATTTCGAGAAGAAGGTCATGTGTTTAGTCTTGGAGGACGCAAGCAACAACAATACACAGATTGCGGAACGTCTTAACGTTTACCCGATGACGATTAATCGTACCTTGGCTCGAATTAGAAGTAAAATCGAGAGTCGTAAGTCTGACGTAAAAGAAGAGAAAACCAAGATTCCTTCCAAGTATGAACGGGAGATATCCATTCTCGCTCAGGAAACTAAGGAGCGTAATGAGAACCTTTGCATCGAAGATATCACGGAACTGCTTGAGGTCTGTGGTTACGACACCTCCACCTACTCGACAAGGGTTCTCTATTATATCCGTCAGAAAGCCAGCCAACAAGATGCTTAA
- a CDS encoding IS3 family transposase, with protein MAIKGQKFNTYSEKIKKEAIRLHTVEGWTYRKINEHLGIHEPGRMKRWMRKYREQGEFGLMDQRGRRKEYINQDSYVQNLKRENELLKKVLGNLEGGSKQERFQIMEKVAAYGDIQKLCHVFGVSRSGFYAYVKRKRIDRDARAKKQVLQTYQRYEGKYGYRQLQLFLWRDQGIWMNHKKMLRLMQRLGIQSRIRRKRRSSSSYAPAQRVAENLLKRDFRAEKPNQKWVTDITQYSVGELWVYLSAIKDLFNNEIVAYEIGERNDNELVLRTFSKAFAKQKDVTGLIVHSDQEFQYTSHAYHDMLPKVGARISMSRRGNCYDNASMESFFSLGSFYNVY; from the coding sequence ATGGCGATAAAGGGACAAAAGTTTAATACTTATTCGGAGAAGATTAAAAAAGAGGCCATTCGTCTACATACTGTTGAAGGATGGACTTATCGAAAGATTAATGAACATTTGGGGATTCATGAACCGGGACGAATGAAGAGATGGATGCGAAAATACCGGGAGCAAGGCGAGTTCGGACTGATGGATCAGCGAGGTCGCCGAAAAGAATACATAAATCAAGACAGCTATGTGCAAAACCTGAAACGGGAGAATGAATTGCTAAAAAAAGTGCTTGGTAACCTGGAAGGAGGAAGCAAACAAGAGAGATTTCAGATCATGGAAAAAGTAGCGGCATACGGTGATATCCAGAAACTATGCCATGTGTTTGGCGTGTCCCGGAGTGGGTTTTATGCCTATGTAAAACGTAAACGAATCGATCGCGATGCAAGGGCGAAGAAACAGGTGCTTCAAACGTATCAACGATATGAAGGCAAATATGGTTATCGACAGCTCCAGTTATTCCTTTGGCGAGATCAAGGAATTTGGATGAACCACAAAAAGATGCTCCGCCTGATGCAAAGGCTCGGTATTCAATCTCGAATCCGTCGTAAACGACGCTCCAGCAGCTCGTATGCACCTGCGCAGCGTGTAGCAGAGAACCTCTTGAAGCGCGACTTCCGTGCGGAAAAGCCGAATCAGAAATGGGTAACCGATATTACCCAGTATAGTGTGGGAGAGCTCTGGGTATATCTTTCAGCCATTAAGGATCTGTTTAATAACGAAATTGTGGCTTACGAAATAGGCGAACGCAACGACAATGAACTAGTGCTCCGCACATTTAGTAAGGCGTTTGCGAAGCAAAAAGACGTGACCGGACTGATCGTTCACAGCGACCAAGAGTTCCAGTACACGTCTCATGCTTACCACGACATGCTGCCAAAGGTTGGCGCCCGAATCAGCATGTCTCGCCGAGGAAATTGTTATGACAATGCCTCTATGGAGAGTTTCTTCAGCCTAGGGTCTTTTTATAATGTCTACTAA